A stretch of the Blastocatellia bacterium genome encodes the following:
- a CDS encoding class I SAM-dependent methyltransferase, giving the protein MNIEQLAKNLTLSSNDIWVANNQRAIAFPEDGHSECEQVEEKSFWFYHRNNCLIDTMKNFSPQGTIFDIGAGNGYVSKALSQAGFNSVAVEPGMIGAQNAKNKGLTVICSSLEDAGFFANSLSAIGLFDVLEHIEAEKDFLLQIKSILKIGGKLYLTVPAYQFLWSTEDEITGHFRRYTLNKLTKKLVNLGYKINYSSYFFSFLPLPIFLLRTIPSKLGWRQEGSLETTRKEHNVQRGLFNHLLNQYLELELSFIKSKRQIPFGGSCLVVAEKLENY; this is encoded by the coding sequence ATGAATATAGAGCAATTAGCCAAAAATTTAACTCTTTCAAGCAATGATATTTGGGTAGCAAATAATCAGCGTGCAATAGCCTTTCCTGAAGATGGTCACTCAGAATGTGAACAAGTAGAAGAAAAGTCTTTTTGGTTTTACCATCGGAATAATTGCTTGATTGATACAATGAAAAATTTTTCTCCTCAAGGAACAATTTTTGATATTGGTGCAGGTAACGGTTATGTTTCAAAAGCTTTAAGCCAAGCAGGTTTTAACTCAGTAGCTGTTGAGCCAGGAATGATTGGCGCACAAAATGCTAAAAATAAAGGTTTAACAGTGATCTGCTCTTCTTTAGAAGATGCTGGATTTTTTGCTAATTCTTTGTCTGCTATAGGTTTATTTGATGTTTTAGAACACATTGAAGCAGAAAAAGATTTTTTGCTTCAAATAAAATCTATCTTAAAAATAGGTGGTAAGCTTTATTTAACAGTTCCTGCTTATCAATTTCTTTGGTCAACCGAAGATGAAATAACAGGACATTTTAGACGCTATACACTCAATAAATTAACCAAAAAATTAGTTAATTTAGGCTATAAAATTAATTATTCTTCTTATTTTTTTTCATTTTTACCCTTACCAATATTTTTACTTAGAACAATCCCTAGTAAATTAGGTTGGCGACAAGAAGGAAGCCTAGAAACTACACGTAAGGAACATAATGTTCAACGAGGGTTATTTAACCATTTGCTTAATCAATATTTAGAGCTAGAACTTAGCTTTATTAAATCCAAACGCCAGATCCCTTTTGGTGGTAGCTGTTTAGTTGTGGCTGAAAAACTAGAAAATTATTAA
- the lolA gene encoding outer membrane lipoprotein chaperone LolA, with translation MTRFINFAIFKAIFVFILLILIALPGQAEDETVKKLIIGLENRYGNMKGLAADFTQVYSDRAGRKLREQGTLTLKRPGKMRWDYQQPEEKIFIVNDKKVYFYLPEEKEVTITALKESDDPRAPFVFLLGRRNLQKDFKSIEISNVESPVISGNIVLELIPKRISSSLKRLFVEVNPKAMQLSRLVLINANDRRSDFILSNFRENFLAIDEQFEFSVPPGVKILQ, from the coding sequence ATGACACGTTTTATTAATTTTGCAATTTTTAAGGCTATTTTCGTTTTTATCTTATTGATATTAATTGCTTTACCAGGGCAAGCTGAAGATGAAACAGTCAAAAAGTTAATTATTGGGCTAGAAAATCGCTATGGCAATATGAAAGGGTTAGCAGCAGATTTTACCCAAGTTTATAGCGACCGAGCCGGGCGCAAACTCCGTGAACAAGGCACTTTAACCTTAAAACGACCCGGAAAAATGCGTTGGGATTATCAACAGCCTGAAGAAAAAATATTTATTGTAAATGATAAAAAAGTTTATTTTTACCTCCCTGAAGAAAAAGAAGTAACAATCACTGCACTTAAAGAAAGCGATGATCCACGCGCACCATTTGTTTTTCTCTTAGGTCGCCGTAATCTACAAAAAGATTTTAAGTCTATAGAAATTTCTAATGTAGAATCACCAGTAATCTCTGGTAATATTGTGCTAGAGTTAATCCCTAAACGTATAAGTAGTTCATTGAAAAGATTATTTGTAGAAGTAAACCCTAAAGCTATGCAATTAAGTCGGTTAGTATTAATTAATGCAAATGATCGTCGGTCAGATTTTATTTTATCAAATTTCCGAGAAAACTTTTTAGCTATAGATGAACAATTTGAATTTTCTGTTCCACCTGGAGTAAAAATATTGCAGTAA
- a CDS encoding ABC transporter permease — MEKFLQDFRYGLRVLAKSKIFTVAVVFILALGIGANTTIFTILNAIFLQPLPMEKVEEVVSLFTLDGKNSNDSRNTLAVSFPNYKDYRDQNTTFTAIAAFSGASLSLIGQGEPRQLNGSIVTGNYFDVLGVKALIGRTFLPEEDQTPGLHPVIVLSHNVWKNQFGAKPEIIGSQITLNATSYTVIGVTPPNFRGTFAIGSVDFFVPMMMHEQVFNGIFKQWFDSRRALLFNLVGRLKPNVTIEQAQAEITTIASQLAKEYPKDNDGRTLTLIPLAQSTINPNQRDIFIRGGALLMVVVGLVLLIACANIANLLLIRANIRRREVAIRIALGASAWRLFQQFMIESILLSTIGGIIGLCLALWGRDLLWSYRPVFIQADGLDLSLDLRVLVFTFLISLITGIIFGIIPTLQATRSNLVIELKEKTAPINSGNKLLTLRNILVIAQIAFSLVALISASLFLHSLINAQSINPGFETKKVFTISFELNRQNYNEVQGKEFFRNVQSHVQGLPGVKSVSVAANPPLGGGF; from the coding sequence ATGGAAAAATTTCTTCAAGATTTCCGCTATGGATTACGAGTATTAGCAAAAAGCAAAATTTTTACTGTAGCAGTAGTTTTTATTTTAGCTTTGGGCATTGGGGCAAACACAACTATTTTTACAATCCTAAATGCTATTTTCCTACAACCATTGCCAATGGAAAAGGTTGAAGAAGTAGTTTCCCTTTTTACTCTAGATGGAAAAAATTCTAATGATAGTCGTAACACCTTGGCGGTTTCTTTTCCAAACTATAAAGATTACCGTGACCAAAATACTACTTTTACCGCTATTGCAGCCTTTTCAGGCGCATCTTTAAGTCTAATAGGTCAAGGAGAGCCTAGACAGCTTAATGGCTCAATCGTTACAGGGAATTACTTTGATGTTTTAGGAGTAAAAGCTTTAATAGGGCGGACTTTTTTACCTGAAGAAGACCAAACCCCAGGACTGCATCCTGTGATTGTTTTAAGCCATAATGTATGGAAAAACCAATTTGGTGCAAAGCCTGAAATTATAGGTAGCCAAATTACATTAAATGCTACTAGCTACACAGTAATTGGTGTAACTCCACCAAACTTTCGAGGAACTTTTGCTATAGGATCAGTGGACTTTTTTGTCCCAATGATGATGCATGAACAAGTTTTTAATGGCATTTTTAAGCAATGGTTTGATTCTCGGCGGGCATTACTTTTTAATTTGGTAGGTAGACTTAAGCCAAATGTAACTATCGAACAAGCACAAGCCGAAATCACAACCATTGCTAGCCAATTAGCTAAAGAATATCCAAAAGATAATGATGGTCGTACACTAACGCTTATACCATTAGCACAATCTACTATTAATCCTAACCAACGAGACATTTTTATAAGAGGTGGGGCATTATTAATGGTAGTTGTTGGATTAGTTTTATTAATTGCTTGTGCAAATATTGCTAATCTTTTGTTAATACGGGCTAATATTCGTCGTCGGGAAGTTGCTATTCGTATTGCTCTTGGTGCTAGTGCGTGGCGATTATTTCAACAATTTATGATTGAAAGTATTTTACTTTCCACTATAGGGGGTATTATTGGCCTTTGTTTAGCTCTTTGGGGACGTGATTTATTATGGTCTTATCGTCCTGTTTTTATTCAAGCTGATGGACTGGATTTAAGTCTAGATTTAAGAGTGCTAGTTTTTACTTTTTTGATTTCACTAATTACAGGGATAATTTTTGGTATTATTCCAACACTTCAAGCTACTAGGTCAAACTTAGTAATAGAATTAAAAGAAAAAACAGCCCCAATTAATTCAGGTAATAAACTGCTAACACTACGTAATATTCTAGTGATTGCTCAAATAGCTTTTTCATTAGTAGCTTTAATTAGTGCTAGTCTTTTCCTTCATAGCCTTATCAATGCCCAATCAATTAACCCAGGCTTTGAAACTAAAAAAGTTTTTACAATCTCATTTGAATTAAATCGCCAAAATTATAATGAAGTTCAAGGAAAAGAATTTTTCCGTAATGTTCAAAGCCATGTTCAAGGCTTACCGGGTGTAAAGTCTGTTAGCGTAGCGGCTAACCCTCCGCTTGGAGGAGGCTTTTAA
- a CDS encoding FtsX-like permease family protein: MLQGRDFNDSDRETAPGVAIINEAMVKRFWPGQDAVGKRFRFFGDDNFTEVIGIVKDTKIVSLGEEPTPCAYIPIFQRYTNLVTLYVQSKEDPKTILGIVRAEVQSLDSNLALTNINTVSEIIGQSLWAARMSATLLVLFGLLALVLAAVGIYGILAYSVNQRTQEIGVRMALGAKPFDILKLVLSQAMLLVGIGITLGTVGGLFLVRIFAGLLFGVSAFDPVTFIVAPLILALVALLASYIPAYRATKVDPLVALRCE, from the coding sequence ATGCTTCAAGGGCGCGATTTTAATGACTCTGATAGAGAAACGGCTCCAGGAGTTGCAATTATTAATGAAGCAATGGTAAAACGCTTTTGGCCCGGACAAGATGCTGTCGGAAAACGATTTAGGTTTTTTGGAGATGATAATTTTACCGAAGTAATAGGGATAGTTAAAGATACAAAAATAGTTTCTCTTGGTGAAGAGCCAACACCTTGTGCTTATATTCCAATATTTCAACGCTATACAAATTTAGTAACTTTATATGTCCAAAGCAAAGAAGACCCTAAAACCATTTTAGGAATAGTTAGAGCAGAAGTACAATCGCTTGATAGCAATTTAGCTCTTACAAATATCAACACGGTTTCCGAAATAATAGGTCAAAGTCTTTGGGCTGCTCGTATGAGTGCTACTTTGTTAGTTTTGTTTGGGTTGTTAGCTTTAGTTCTTGCTGCTGTTGGAATTTATGGAATTTTAGCCTACTCTGTAAATCAGCGTACCCAAGAAATAGGTGTTCGCATGGCGTTAGGTGCAAAACCATTTGATATCTTAAAACTAGTTCTTAGCCAAGCAATGTTGTTAGTTGGAATAGGGATTACGCTTGGCACAGTGGGCGGTTTATTTTTAGTACGTATTTTTGCAGGTCTTTTATTTGGTGTAAGTGCTTTTGATCCAGTAACTTTTATAGTAGCCCCATTAATTTTAGCTCTAGTGGCCTTGCTAGCTAGCTATATCCCAGCTTATCGTGCTACAAAAGTTGATCCATTAGTAGCCTTACGCTGTGAATAA
- a CDS encoding S8/S53 family peptidase encodes MAKKVFLLIICIFCLLTIIFPTTKAQVENLEPVSKPFIPLQARLKTAAPANMLISGTLYFRLKNESTLDELLREQQNPTSENYQKWLTPTQFGEKFGVSKDVYQMAISWLESSNIKVTQSWSNRLRLDFQASVSTLQKAFQTQIKLFELDNQIYYANSQTNYLPSNLALEIMDVKLNSFLFTEPSLKRQPQDILPTVIDRGRFAIGPQDLHVAYNFKPLFANGIEGQGQKIGIIARSDFDMSDVNTYRDLFKLPAVNIVKIPAGGEIIDRGGIETLEVLLDTQLSGAAAPKADIQVVIADRDSEIDQSLTYFLNVLPDTKILSISFGACEKFLFPQFVAIFNNLYKQAAAQGQTVFVSSGDRGANDCGDGQSLQVNGLASSPFIVGVGGTSLMVESDANGNVTAYQDEQVWQGSGGGISVMFPRPDFQTLAGITQTGRTVPDVSLLADFSRPGFFVVESGVTRVIGGTSASAPVWAGILALTNQFSKTDGFGNANHRIYQLGKQQETSASPRSLFFNDITVGNNSGGGLDGYQARPGYDLATGWGTPNVDRFARSLASVPDKVDGLFLTFPNGGEVLPQNQAINIRWILSQDLAAKTTNQDLMLSTDEGKTFQTIASNLAANLRSFDFTPTKITATALFRIVVRTNSSSQIVDTSDANINIGTNLRIDFARYSILDNRLEVIGEGLSTKVKLLINGVSINRAAKLTEDLLFFKGKEKKFKFKKGENTLVIEINGIRSATYKFFVS; translated from the coding sequence ATGGCTAAAAAAGTTTTCTTGCTAATAATTTGTATTTTCTGCCTTTTAACAATTATCTTTCCTACAACTAAAGCCCAAGTAGAAAATTTAGAGCCTGTTAGCAAACCCTTTATTCCTCTTCAAGCAAGATTAAAAACTGCTGCACCAGCAAATATGCTTATTAGTGGTACATTATATTTTCGCTTAAAAAATGAATCTACACTTGATGAGCTTTTAAGAGAACAACAAAACCCTACAAGCGAAAATTATCAAAAATGGCTTACTCCTACTCAATTTGGCGAAAAGTTTGGTGTTTCAAAAGATGTTTATCAAATGGCTATTAGTTGGCTAGAAAGCTCAAATATTAAAGTTACTCAAAGCTGGTCAAATCGTTTAAGGCTAGATTTTCAAGCTTCCGTCTCAACGCTACAAAAAGCTTTTCAAACACAAATAAAATTATTTGAATTAGATAACCAAATTTATTATGCAAACTCCCAAACTAACTACTTACCTTCTAACTTAGCTTTAGAGATTATGGATGTTAAGTTAAATAGTTTTCTTTTTACAGAACCAAGCCTTAAAAGACAACCCCAAGATATTTTGCCTACTGTAATAGATCGCGGACGTTTTGCTATTGGCCCACAGGATTTACACGTTGCTTATAATTTCAAACCTCTTTTTGCTAATGGTATTGAAGGCCAAGGACAAAAAATTGGTATTATTGCTAGAAGTGATTTTGATATGTCAGATGTTAACACTTATCGAGATTTATTTAAGTTACCTGCTGTTAACATTGTAAAAATCCCTGCTGGCGGAGAAATTATTGATCGTGGAGGCATAGAAACTTTAGAAGTTTTGCTTGACACCCAATTATCAGGCGCGGCAGCACCAAAAGCAGATATCCAAGTTGTTATTGCTGATAGAGATAGCGAGATTGATCAATCTTTAACCTATTTTCTAAATGTTTTACCTGATACGAAAATATTAAGTATTAGCTTTGGAGCTTGTGAAAAGTTTTTATTTCCTCAATTTGTCGCCATATTTAACAATCTTTATAAACAAGCTGCGGCTCAGGGTCAGACGGTTTTTGTTTCCTCAGGTGATCGAGGTGCAAATGATTGTGGTGATGGGCAAAGTTTGCAAGTTAATGGTTTAGCCTCAAGTCCTTTTATAGTTGGGGTTGGAGGCACATCTTTAATGGTTGAAAGTGATGCAAATGGAAATGTAACAGCTTATCAAGACGAACAAGTTTGGCAAGGTAGCGGCGGTGGAATAAGTGTAATGTTTCCACGTCCAGACTTTCAAACTTTAGCCGGAATTACTCAAACAGGTCGAACTGTGCCAGATGTTTCATTACTAGCCGACTTTAGCCGTCCAGGATTTTTTGTTGTTGAAAGTGGTGTTACTCGTGTTATTGGTGGAACAAGTGCTTCTGCTCCGGTTTGGGCGGGGATTTTAGCTTTAACTAATCAATTTTCTAAAACAGATGGGTTTGGTAATGCCAACCATCGCATCTACCAACTAGGTAAACAACAAGAAACTAGTGCTAGCCCACGTTCATTATTTTTCAATGATATTACGGTAGGAAATAATAGTGGTGGTGGACTTGATGGCTATCAAGCACGCCCAGGTTACGATCTAGCTACAGGTTGGGGGACTCCTAATGTTGATCGTTTTGCTCGTAGTCTCGCTAGCGTTCCAGATAAAGTTGATGGATTATTTTTAACTTTTCCAAATGGAGGTGAAGTTTTACCACAAAACCAAGCAATCAATATTCGCTGGATTTTATCTCAAGACCTAGCTGCTAAGACTACAAACCAAGATTTAATGCTTTCTACAGATGAAGGAAAAACATTCCAAACCATTGCTAGCAATTTAGCTGCAAACTTGCGAAGTTTTGATTTTACTCCAACAAAAATAACCGCAACAGCACTTTTTCGTATTGTTGTACGTACAAATTCTAGTAGTCAAATAGTTGACACAAGTGATGCTAACATCAATATTGGCACAAATTTACGCATAGATTTTGCCCGTTATTCAATTCTAGATAACCGCTTAGAAGTAATAGGTGAAGGGCTTTCTACAAAAGTAAAATTATTGATTAATGGTGTTTCTATTAACCGCGCAGCAAAATTAACAGAGGATTTATTATTTTTTAAGGGTAAAGAGAAAAAATTTAAGTTTAAAAAAGGTGAAAATACCCTAGTAATAGAAATTAATGGTATACGTTCAGCTACTTATAAGTTTTTTGTTTCCTAG
- a CDS encoding biotin/lipoyl-binding protein translates to MRKYASILLALIGISFAIYWVKVSARPTPVAPPLNEPAQNTYDQTIAGAGIIEAAGRNIQINPPIAGQVIQIFVKENDLVKTGDKLFLIDDREQRSKIVSAEANIARAEATLATAQADIATQEAAKQSADANISQLKALLEDNEQVLISNEKLYQTGVIPFLTYNTSLKARDAAKARVSQAEAQFQQADALLNSAKARIKESEANLSVLKAQRAELLVNLERLTVTAPQTGRVLQLNIRVGEMITANPNQASMLLGETDLLQVRVDIDEVNAVKFSSGSQAVAHLKGDSNKKIPLEFVRIDPYILPKKSLTGDNTERVDIRVLQVIYRFSPPSFPVYVGQQVDVFVDAAPKVAAK, encoded by the coding sequence ATGAGAAAGTATGCCAGTATTTTATTAGCATTAATTGGAATAAGTTTTGCGATCTATTGGGTAAAAGTCTCTGCTCGTCCAACACCTGTTGCCCCACCTCTTAATGAACCTGCCCAAAATACTTATGATCAAACCATTGCTGGAGCCGGAATTATTGAAGCAGCAGGGCGAAATATTCAAATTAACCCTCCTATAGCGGGTCAAGTTATACAAATATTTGTTAAAGAAAACGATTTGGTAAAAACAGGTGATAAACTTTTTTTGATAGATGATCGGGAACAACGATCTAAAATTGTTAGTGCCGAGGCTAATATTGCCCGTGCTGAAGCAACTTTAGCTACAGCACAAGCTGATATTGCTACTCAAGAAGCAGCTAAACAAAGTGCTGATGCTAATATTTCTCAATTAAAAGCACTACTAGAAGATAATGAACAAGTTTTAATCAGCAATGAAAAACTTTATCAGACTGGTGTAATTCCTTTTTTAACTTATAACACTAGCCTTAAGGCTCGTGATGCTGCAAAAGCTCGCGTAAGTCAAGCCGAGGCACAATTTCAACAAGCAGATGCCTTGCTTAACAGTGCAAAAGCTAGAATAAAAGAATCTGAAGCCAATTTAAGTGTCTTAAAAGCACAAAGAGCAGAACTTTTAGTTAATTTAGAAAGATTAACAGTTACTGCACCGCAAACTGGACGAGTCCTACAACTTAATATTCGTGTTGGAGAAATGATTACAGCTAACCCAAATCAAGCTTCAATGTTGCTTGGAGAAACAGACCTTTTACAGGTTAGAGTAGATATAGATGAGGTCAATGCTGTTAAATTTTCTTCTGGTAGCCAAGCAGTTGCACATCTAAAAGGAGATTCAAATAAAAAAATTCCCTTAGAATTTGTCAGAATAGACCCTTATATTTTGCCAAAGAAAAGTTTAACTGGTGATAATACTGAGCGTGTAGATATTCGGGTTTTACAAGTAATTTACAGGTTTTCACCACCTTCATTTCCTGTTTATGTTGGTCAACAAGTAGATGTATTTGTTGATGCAGCACCTAAAGTTGCAGCCAAATAA
- a CDS encoding ABC transporter ATP-binding protein — protein sequence MKIQDNQLTNYDIAVSLTKVSKTFGVGDTQVKALKTVDLQVSCGELLLLVGPSGCGKTTLLSVMAGILDNDDGVVDVFGVRVDKLSQSQKTSFRRQYIGFIFQQFNLIPTLTAAENVAVPLLIAKTPYAKAVKKGREFLSLVGLGERTEFFPTQLSGGQQQRVAIARALVSEPRLIVCDEPTASLDGDTGKLVMEMFRRTALSKDRAIIVVTHDNRIFSYGDRIAEMLDGEIIAVHTNQNNDNNLVHQ from the coding sequence ATGAAAATACAAGATAATCAATTAACAAATTATGATATAGCAGTGTCTTTAACTAAAGTGTCTAAAACTTTTGGCGTTGGAGATACTCAGGTTAAAGCATTAAAAACAGTAGATTTACAAGTTTCTTGTGGTGAGCTACTTTTGCTAGTTGGGCCGTCTGGATGCGGTAAAACTACCTTACTAAGTGTAATGGCTGGAATATTAGATAATGATGATGGGGTAGTTGATGTTTTTGGTGTAAGAGTAGATAAATTAAGCCAATCTCAAAAAACTAGTTTTCGCCGCCAGTATATAGGCTTTATTTTTCAGCAATTTAACTTAATTCCAACTTTAACAGCCGCGGAAAATGTTGCTGTTCCCTTACTAATTGCCAAAACTCCTTATGCAAAGGCTGTAAAAAAAGGGCGAGAGTTTTTATCTTTAGTAGGGTTAGGCGAAAGAACAGAATTTTTTCCTACACAACTTTCAGGCGGTCAACAACAACGTGTCGCTATTGCTCGTGCTTTAGTATCTGAACCTAGGCTTATTGTCTGTGATGAACCTACAGCTAGCTTGGATGGAGATACAGGAAAATTAGTAATGGAAATGTTTAGACGTACTGCTCTTAGCAAAGATCGAGCAATTATTGTTGTAACACATGATAACCGTATTTTTTCTTATGGCGACCGAATAGCAGAAATGCTAGATGGGGAAATTATAGCCGTTCATACTAACCAAAATAACGATAACAATTTAGTACATCAATAA
- a CDS encoding ABC transporter permease: MLRIALQMLIGDRAKYITLVSGLAFVSLLFIQQGSVFCGLMLRTAKPIETVGAQIWVADPTLQSIDESKPLLDTDLTRVRSVPGVKWAVPLFMRQTQVRLKTGKFQTVRLFGLDNASLAGRPGKMLEGDTSALNSPDSVIIGKAESERLNSPKIGDTFEINDRLARVVGIADVPRDFLSNPYVYTTYDRALQYSPRQRKQLNFILVQAQDSLDPKELVETIKKSTGLAAYTKADMQWLTIGYYMKNTGIPINIGISLTLVFLVGMAIAGQTFYAFALQNERYFGALKAMGTSSFTLVKMILLQSLTVGIIGYSIGSGAGCLIGWVNQTGRLAFFTPYQLLLISFVITIVICMVSSLISIKRVLQLEPAVVFRS, encoded by the coding sequence ATGTTACGTATTGCCTTACAAATGCTTATTGGTGATCGCGCTAAGTACATTACTTTAGTTAGTGGATTAGCCTTTGTTTCATTGTTATTTATTCAACAAGGCTCTGTTTTCTGTGGATTAATGCTTCGTACTGCCAAACCTATAGAAACTGTTGGAGCGCAAATTTGGGTAGCAGATCCTACACTACAATCTATTGATGAGTCTAAACCATTACTAGACACCGATTTAACACGTGTGCGAAGTGTGCCAGGTGTAAAATGGGCAGTTCCTCTATTTATGAGACAAACACAGGTAAGGTTAAAAACTGGTAAGTTTCAAACTGTAAGACTTTTTGGTTTAGATAATGCTAGTTTAGCAGGTCGTCCCGGCAAAATGCTTGAAGGCGACACATCTGCGCTTAATTCTCCTGATTCTGTAATTATTGGAAAAGCAGAATCAGAACGCTTAAATAGTCCTAAAATTGGGGATACTTTTGAAATTAATGACCGTCTTGCTCGTGTAGTTGGAATTGCTGATGTTCCAAGAGATTTTTTGTCTAACCCTTATGTTTACACTACTTATGACCGTGCATTACAATATTCACCCCGTCAACGTAAACAACTTAATTTTATTTTAGTCCAAGCTCAAGACTCTTTAGACCCAAAAGAACTTGTAGAAACTATTAAAAAATCTACAGGTTTAGCTGCTTATACTAAAGCAGATATGCAGTGGCTTACTATTGGCTACTATATGAAAAATACTGGTATTCCAATTAATATCGGTATTTCTTTAACCCTAGTTTTTCTTGTTGGAATGGCTATTGCGGGACAAACATTTTATGCTTTTGCTCTGCAAAACGAGCGTTATTTTGGCGCGCTTAAAGCGATGGGAACTAGTAGTTTTACATTAGTTAAAATGATTTTACTTCAAAGTTTAACAGTAGGAATAATTGGCTATAGTATTGGTTCAGGAGCAGGCTGCCTTATTGGTTGGGTAAATCAAACTGGCCGACTAGCATTTTTTACTCCCTATCAACTACTTTTAATTAGTTTTGTTATAACAATAGTAATATGTATGGTGTCTAGTTTAATTAGTATTAAACGAGTCTTACAATTAGAACCTGCCGTAGTTTTCCGAAGTTAA
- a CDS encoding CerR family C-terminal domain-containing protein, giving the protein MANNLVENQEELGTKERLLAVAEKLFAERGLAATSIRDLAREAEVNVAAVNYYFGSKENLYLETLRYAFQQTGVSSPEFQKIIKKAEVINTKEAAEIAITKYIEEFLLLILSSDQARRHACLMSREISDPTPALDVIVQEFILPKNRALSRLIAQFQPALANSDKLPLYTLSIVSQCLHYHFALPIILKVLNQKEMSPDLISRIAKHIAEFSLTALKGVNQIEV; this is encoded by the coding sequence ATGGCAAATAATTTAGTAGAAAATCAGGAAGAATTAGGAACCAAAGAACGGCTACTAGCAGTTGCAGAAAAGCTTTTTGCCGAGCGTGGTTTAGCTGCAACAAGCATTCGAGACTTAGCACGGGAAGCAGAAGTTAATGTTGCTGCGGTAAATTATTATTTTGGTAGTAAAGAAAATCTTTACCTAGAAACTCTGCGTTATGCTTTTCAACAAACCGGTGTAAGTTCTCCAGAATTTCAAAAAATAATTAAAAAAGCTGAAGTCATTAATACAAAAGAAGCTGCCGAAATAGCTATTACTAAATATATTGAAGAATTTCTGCTCTTAATTCTTTCCTCTGACCAAGCACGTCGGCACGCTTGTTTAATGAGCAGAGAAATTAGCGATCCTACACCAGCTTTAGATGTTATTGTGCAGGAATTTATTTTGCCTAAAAATAGAGCTTTATCTAGATTAATTGCCCAATTTCAACCTGCTTTAGCAAATTCTGATAAGTTACCGCTTTATACTCTTAGTATTGTTTCTCAATGTTTGCATTATCATTTTGCCCTACCAATTATCTTAAAAGTGCTTAATCAAAAAGAAATGTCTCCCGACTTAATTAGTCGTATTGCTAAACATATTGCTGAGTTTTCCCTAACAGCATTAAAAGGTGTAAATCAAATAGAGGTCTAA
- a CDS encoding methyltransferase domain-containing protein: MKAKKSLGQNFLVDQNIIARIVGHVAPTSDELIIEIGPGHGILTEALLEKAGKVVAIEIDSELLQELKITLPQNNLELILADALDLDLEQLIHSQLNLHPELKRKFAL; this comes from the coding sequence TTGAAAGCAAAAAAAAGCCTTGGACAAAATTTTCTTGTTGATCAAAACATTATTGCCCGAATTGTCGGACATGTTGCGCCAACATCAGATGAATTAATAATAGAAATTGGCCCAGGTCATGGTATTTTGACCGAAGCTTTACTTGAAAAAGCGGGCAAAGTTGTTGCAATTGAAATAGATAGCGAACTTCTTCAAGAACTAAAAATAACTCTTCCCCAAAATAATTTAGAGCTAATCTTAGCCGATGCCTTAGATTTAGACTTAGAACAGTTAATTCATAGCCAATTAAATTTGCACCCTGAGTTAAAAAGAAAGTTCGCATTGTAG